Genomic segment of Arachnia propionica:
CGCATCCTTGAGGACGTTGTAGGTGCGCCCCTCCGCACGCTGCCTGAGCCTCTGGAGGCGTTGCCCGAGCTGGGAGGTCCTGGGTGGCAGGCTCAGCTGCCAGCGGCGATTGGCCACCACATGGGGCAACGGATGAATGCCGTCGCGGGCGACGACGGCCTCCTCCAGGTCGTCGAGGAGGTCATCCCAGCGGTCCGTCGCGACGTTGACCAGGAAGACGTCGTTACGACGGGCGGGGATAACTGCCCAGGCCGTGCCGGTCCGCTCGCCGAGCCTGCCCAGGAGCTCCTCCATGGCCGCGGCATCCGCGAACCAGGCCGCCTCGTTCCCGGGCGGAGTGGTCAGGGTCAGAACATCGGGCCCGAGCCCCATCTCGGAGAAGGCCATGGCCTCCTCCATGAGGCGCAGGTTGCCGATGGCCCTGCCCTGGAGCTCGATGTCGTACTCCGCGATCCGGTCGCCCGGCAGGTCCGATTCGGACACCACGCGGAGAGTGGTCGGTTCGTCGATGGCCAGCCCGAAACCGATGAACTCGGTTAGCCAGCCGACCGCCGCCGGGGCCAGCTGCCCCTGCGCAACGAAGTAGTCGGCGCTGCGGACCAGCGGCACGACGGTCTCGAGGTCCTTCTCGCCCGCCTCACCGGAAGCGCTCATGACGTCCACCGCGCGGTGCACCCGGGCGATGCGGGCGGCCTCGGGCTCGTCGGTGTGAGCCGGTTCGGCCAGGCGGGGGTCGATCCCGATCACCTGCTCGTCCTCCAGACGCAGCATCAGCATCCCCGAATCCGGTTCCCCCGGTTGCGGGGCATCCAGCACCTCGACCACCGCGGGATGTGTCACGAGGATCCTGATCGCTTCTTCTCGGCTCATGGGCCGACCATACGTGCGGTGAACACGCCATCGGAGGATTGACATCAGAACTGGCCACCTGACCGACACGACTCAGACAAATACTTGTGGTTTCGGAAACTACTTGCTAGCCTAGCTGTCAGTTGTTGACCGCCACCCCAGGAGGATGACATGACCGAACACCCGAGCCCCACATCCGAGGAGGCCGCAAACCTGTTGAGACAGGCCGAGACCACCCTCACCCACACCCGGGGAAACGCGGGATGGCCGACGATAACCGCCCAGATGAGCATGGGTGCCGCCACCTCCGTGTACCTGCTGGCCAGTCGCGACACCCAATTCGACGCCGTCTCCTTCATCGGCATGATGGTCTGGGTGTTGGCACCCTTGATCCTCGTGGTCGCGTTCGCGAAGGTCGCCAAGAACGGTTTCGGGATTCGCTGGGGCCTCTACATGGCGGTCTGGGCCCTGTGCTGGAGCATCTCCATGTTCTTCCCCACCGCCGCGGTCCGGGTGCCGCTCGCGGCGGTGATCGCGGTCGCGTCCTTCGTCGGCGCCCTCGTGGAGGCACGCCGATGAGCACCGAACATCCCCGCCACAAGCTGGTCGACGAGTTCACCAACCCGGTTCGTTTCTCGCTGGTGGCAGGGCTGGCCGGGGTCGAGCAGATCGACTTCGCCACCCTACGCAACCACCTCCAGGTCTCCGACTCCGTGCTCTCCCGCCAGGCCAGCCAGCTCGAGGGCCTCGGGATCGTCGCCGTCCGCAAGGGTTACATCGGGAAACGCCCCCGCACCTGGTTCAGCCTCACCCCGAAGGGCCGCAAGCTGTGGAAGTCCCACCTGGCGGCGCTGCGGGCCATCGCCGAGGACTCCGTTCTCGCTGCCTCGGGGGACGGTTCCTGAGAGGCCCGGCCCGAATTCCCGCGGCGATCCGGCCAAGCGGGCAGACTGGGTGGCATGAACATCGAGAAACTGATCACGGAGGCCCCCGGGCAACCGGACTTCACCAACAACGCCTGGATCGTCGGCGATGACCGGGAAGTGATCGTCATCGATCCGGCCCACCAGCCCGACCGCATCGCACTCGCCGTTGGCGACCGGAAGGTGAGGGCGGTGCTGCTGACCCACGGGCACTGGGACCATGTGACGGCAGCCCCGGCCTTCGCGGCCCTGATGGGCGACCCGCCCGTCCACCTGAACCCCGCGGACGAGTTCCTGTGGCGGGAAACCCACCCGCACGAGGCGTTCCGGCCCATCGCCGACGGCGACGAGTTCACGGTCGCCGGGGTCACGCTGCGGGCGGTCGTGACCCCGGGGCACACCCCGGGCGCGACGTGTTTCGTCACCGACGGGGTGGTCTTCACCGGCGACACCCTCTTCGAGGGCGGCCCGGGGGCCACCCGCTGGGACTACTCGGACTTCGACCGGATCATCGCCTCGATCCGGGAACGCCTGTTCATCCTGCCCGACGACACCGTCGTCAACACGGGCCACGGCCCCTCCACAACCATCGGGAAGGAACGCCCGCACCTGGACGAGTGGATCGCCCGGGGATGGTGAGGCCTGTCGCCTGGCCGCGTCCGATCCCGGAGGGGCACTCCTGGCGGGCGCTGGTCGGGGATGGCTGGCCCGCCCACGTGCGGGTGCTGCACCCCGCGTCACGACGGATCGACGGCGTGGAACACCCGGTGCGGTGGCAGGAGATCGCTCCGGAAGGAGTGTCAATCGCGACCGCTGGCTGGTCCGAGGTCTCCGGGATCGGGCTGCACGAGGGCGCCGCCGGTCCAGGATGGGACCACGAACCGGACATCGGCCCGAGTCCCCTGATCCTGTCGGTGCTGCTCCGGCAGATGCTGCCCGGCGTCCCGGAAGGCCGCGTCTGGACCGGCGAATGGGACGGCTGGGGAAACCGGAAACGCCCTGCGGGTTCCCGGCCACTCACGGTTCCGGGACGGAGATACCACGTGACCGCGATGTCACCGCGGAAGCTGCTGACGGAACTGAATCCCGACCGTCTCCCGGATGTCGTCTGGGATGAGGCCGGAACCTTCATCATCCTGGCGGACATCGACCTGCCCAGCACCGTCGTCGGCTGTCAGAAGGGAATCGCCGAGAGGCTCCTCCGGAACCCAGGCCTGGAGGCCGTGCGGGTTGACGGCGCCGCACCCGTCGTCACCTGATCCCACCCTGCGAGTGGTCGCGTTCTCAATTCGCGCCGGGACCCGGACCCGCCCCTGCCCCGGCAAGGAGCCGATGAGCCGGACCGCTCCCCGGCTCCGCCCGCGGGTTTTTCACAGCTGGATGGCCGCCAGGCGGGCGCGGTCCTCCGGGCCCGGACGCCCGATGATGAACCGGGGCGGGTAGGACTGCGGATGGGGACGCACCAGATGGGGCAGTTCCGCGACCAGCCGTTCGAACCACACCCGGTGGATGGTGTTCCCGCCGTCCATGAAGTCCACCAGGTCCACCCGGGGGATGCTGGTGGCTTCCAGGTCCAGGGGAACTTCCGAGAAGGTCACCACATCGTCGCCGGCGAACGTTCCCAGGAAGTCGCTCATGAGATCCACCCGCGTCTCGCCGTGACGCTGCAGCGCGTCCCGGCACGCCCGGTGGACGACGTTCTCGGCGTTGAACTTGAGGGTTTGCAGGCGGCGACGCGTGGCGGGTTCCAGCTGCGGAACGTACTCCTGCCACCTGCCGTCGACGACGACGTGCGGAACCGGGTGGACTCTCTCCCGGGCGTCGATATTGGGTTCCAGCAGGTCCATGAGTTCTCCCCAGTGCCGGGTAGTGGAGTTGACCAGCCACAGGTCCTTGCGAAAGGCGGGGATGGCGACCCACGGGGTGCCCGTTTTCCAGGAGTAGTACGCCAGAGCCTTGGCGACGTAGGCGGCCTGGGCGAACCACGACACCTCGTAGGCGGGGGGATTCTTCACCGCGATGACATCGGAGTCGTATCCCATGTCCTGGACCAGGATGTCGTGGGCCAGGGCCCCGAAGTTCTCGAAGGCCCTGCTCAAGAACTGGAGGTCCTCGACGTCCGTCCGGGGCTGGGGCAGTTCGTCCTCGGTGATGACCCGCATGCTGGACGGCTCGTCGATGACGAGCCCGATGCCGATGAAGTCGGTGAGTTTCCCCACCAGCGCCACCCGCGCCCCGCCCCGGTCCATGAAATAGGAGGCGTCGCGCACGATGGGAACCACGTTCGCCAGGTCGAGCGGGGGGCGGTTGATGCTCTGCTGCCACGCCTCCTCCAGGTGCTGATGCACTTGGCTGACGAGTTCCTGCTCCGGAATCCCGGTTCCGCCGGCCGGGAAGATGTCCGGGTTGATCCCCAATCCCCTGCCGTCGTTCATCCGGAAGTAGACCACCCCGAGTTCCACGAACCTCTCAGGCTGCGGCTGCGGCACCTCTACGACCGCAGGATGAAGGGAGACGATCCTGATGAGTTCTTCCGGCGTCATACTCCGAGCTTAGAAGTTCCTGGGCTCATCCCGGCTGCGCAGCACTCAAACTGGAAAAAGGCCCGCTTGGGCCCCGATTCCAGGTTGAGTGCTGCGCAACCCGGATACCTTCCAGATCCCTCACCCGCGCGGGGCGAACATCGTTGCAAATGGTGGTGGAACACCACCGCTGCCAGATCCCTCACCCGCGCGGGGCGAACATGATCACCCCCGCTCCGGTCAGGCAGATACCGGCACCAATGAGATCCCAAAGGTCGGGATGGTAGCCATCGGCGACCATCCCCCACACGAGGGCCCCGGCTATGAACAGCCCCCCGTAGGCAGCCATGATCCGCCCGAACGACGATTCGCCCTGGAACGTCACGATCAGCCCGTAGAGGGCCAGCACCAGGAATCCGCCGCCGGCCCAGAGCCAGCTGCGGTTGCCCCTGATCCCCTGCCACACCAGCCAAGTACCGCCCAGTTCGGCGGCGGCGGCCAGGACGAACAGCACCACGGTACGAACGACACCCACGCCAGCACCCTACGCGACCTCGTTCCGCCAAGGCGCAACGCTTCTGCACGCCACACCTTCCCCTCGGGGTTCGACTCCCTAGACTGGCCTCAACCGAACCAGGAGACTGCGACATGAAGGTACTCATCACTGGCGGTGCCGGCTACATCGGCAGCACCGTCGCCTCGGCCTGCGAGGACGCGGGCCACGACGTCGTCATCCTCGACGACTTCTCCACCGGGCGCCGCGAGTTCATAGGCGAGCGCCCCCTCTACGAGGGAGACATCGCCGATGACTCCCTGCTGGACCGGCTCTTCGGCGAGCAGCGGATCGATGCTGTCGTGCACTGCGCCGCGAAGATCATCGTCCCGGAATCCGTTTCCGAACCCTTGGCCTACTACGAGAACAACGTCGCCAAGACCGTCACCCTGCTGGCCGCCCTGCAGCGCAACGGCGTGGAGCGATTCCTGTTCAGCTCCTCCGCCTCCATCTACGCCCCCGACGAGAACTTCGTCGTCACCGAGGACTCGCCGCTGCAGCCCGGCTCCCCCTACGCGCGCACCAAGTTCATGGTGGAGCTGATCCTCGAGGACTTCACCCGGGCCAGCGACGTGCGGGTCGCCTCGCTGCGCTACTTCAACCCCATCGGCACCGACCCGAAGCTGCGCAGCGGCCAACAACTGGAGAAACCCTCCCACGTGCTGGCGAAACTCCTGGAAGCCTGGGTGAACAAGGAGACCTTCACCGTCACCGGCGTCGACTGGCCCACCCGCGACGGTTCCGGTATCCGCGACTTCATCCACGTCTGGGACCTCGCCCGGGCGCACGTAGCAGCCCTGGAACACTTCGACGAGGCCACCGCTACCAACCCCTACCAGGTGTTCAACATCGGCACTGGAAACGGCGTCACCGTCAAGGAACTGGCGGCCTCCTTCGAGAAGATCACCGGCGACCCGCTGAAGGTCCGCTTCGGTGATCCCCGCCCCGGTGACGTCGCGGGTGTGTACACCGTCTCCACCAAGGCGAAGGACGTGCTCGGCTGGGAGGCGGAACTCACCGAGACCGACGCCGTGCGTGACGCCATCGCGTGGTTGCCCGTGCGAAAGGAGAGTTTGGGTTATTGACCGGTTTCAGGACGGGTCGGTTGCCTCGGTCCAGAGTTGACGGCGTTGCTTGGCGCGGCGCCGGTCCAGCAGGCTCGTGGCCACGCAGATGCCCGCCAGCAGGAGAATGGCCCAGAAAAGTTTGCGGATCATGGCGACCAACCTACCTTCCCGAAAGTAATTCCGATTGGGATTCAAGACCGGGGTGGGGGCGGTTCGGGGTGATCCGCGACCACGGTCCGACGCCGCTTCGTCGCACCCCTGAATAGGCTTGCCGACCATGATGGCCGATCTCTCCGAGACGCATCGCCGCCTGCTGCTGGACGCTGGGACGGCGCTGGGGACGTTCCTGCTCCTGGTGCTTCCCCTGGTTGCGCTGGGGATTCCCGAGGAGGCCGCCGTGATCGGCTGGTCGACGCTGATGGTTGCATCGTTGGCGTTCCGGCGCGTCAATCCGCTGCTGGCCGTGGTCGTGTGCGCGGTGGCGGGCACCGGAATGGTGCTGCAGGTCCCCTCCCCCGTGCCCGCGATGCTGGTGGTGCTGGTGATCGTCTTCTCGGCCGCCAGGCACCTGAGCGCCACCGCCGGGCTGGTGGTGATTCCACTCGGGATCGCCGCATCCATCCTCGGCCCCCTGTCGTGGCTGGGCCGGATCCCGGAGGGGCAGCGGTTCCTGGCGGGCGGGTTGCTGAGCCTGTTGTGTCTGTCACTGATGATCAACGCCTACCTGCTCGGCAGGCGGGTGGCGGTCCAGAATCACGTGACCAGACTCGACGAGGCCCTCGCGGAGGAACGTTTCCTGGCCGGGGCCCGCAGCGCCCAGGATGCGACAGAGCTGGCCGAGGACAGGGCCCGCACCGAGGTGGCCCGGGAACTGCACGACGTGGTGGCGCATTCGCTGTCGGTGATCGTCGTACAGGCCGAGGGGGCGAAAGCCCTGGCCACCAAGAAACCCGAGGCGGCCGTCGAGGCGCTGAACGTGATCGCCCGCACGGGCCGCAGCTCGATCGGGGAGATGCGCCGGATCGTTTCCCTGCTCCGGGGCGAGTCGGACGCCTCCTTCGGACCGTCACCGTCGCTGCCGCAGATCCCGGAGATGGTTGCCAAGGCCGGCCCCAGGATCACCCTGGAGATGCCGGAGGAACTGCCACCCGTCCCGGAATCGCTGGGGCTGACCGCCTTCCGCGTGGTGCAGGAGTCGGTGACGAACTTCCTCAAGCACGCTGGCCCAACAGCCCGGGCCACCGCCACGATCACCTGCGAACTGGAGGCCATCGACATCCGCGTCACCGACGACGGGGTCGGAGTCCAGGCCCCCACCGAGGGACGGGGAGCCGGGGTGCGGGGGATGCGCGAGCGCGTCGCGGCGATGGGCGGTACCTTCAAAGCGGGACCACGCACCGGCGGCGGCTACGAGGTCAGGGCGCGACTGCCCCTGCCCTCCCAGCTGGGACGGGGCTGGCTGAAGTGAGGAGGAATGGATGATCAGGGTTCTGCTGGCCGACGACCAGTCGCTGGTGCGCAGCGGATTCCGCATGCTGATCGACTCCGCCGACGACATGGAAACCGTCGGCGAGGTCTCGAACGGGGCGGACGCGGTGATGGTGGTCAAGTCGCAACCGGTTGACGTGGTGCTGATGGACATCCGCATGCCGATCATGGACGGAACCGAGGCCACCCGCCAGATCACGGAGCTCGGTGGGGAGACGAAGGTGCTGGTGCTGACCACCTTCGACCTGGACGAGTACGTCTTCGCGGCCCTGCGCAACGGGGCCTCCGGGTTCCTGCTGAAGGACGCCCTGCCAGACGACCTCCTGGGTGCGATCCGGACCGTCGCCGGCGGCGGGGCGGTGGTGGCGCCAACCGCCACGCGGCGCCTGCTGGATCACGTCGCCCCGAAACTGCCGGCCGGCAAACCCCGCGACGATTCCCGGCTCGACGGGCTGACCGAGCGGGAACGCGAGGTACTGATGGAGGTGGCGCGGGGCGCCAACAACACCGAGATCGGTTCCCGCCTCTACATGGCCGAAGGCACCGTCAAGACCCACATCGGCCGACTGCTGGCCAAACTCCAGGCCCGCGATCGCGTCGGGCTGGTGCTGATCGCCCACGAGTGCGGGCTGCTGGACTGAGTCCTGCTGGGGCCGGTTGAGCCGGGTCGCGAGCACTCTTCCTTGAAGCTGGTTGAGCCGGGTCGCGAGCACTCCTCCCCAAGCCGGTTGAGCCGGGTCGCGAGGAACGAGCGACCCGAGTCGAAACCCCTGACACCCGGTAGCCAGAACCCAACTCCAGTCACCATGGTTTCGACACGCCCCACTCGCTGACGCTCGCAGGCCGGCTCAACCAACTTCGCCACTTCCAAGCCGGTTGAGCCGGGTCGCAAGGAACGAGCGACCCGAGTCGAAACCCCTGACACCCGGTAGCCAGAACCCAACTCCAGTCACCATGGTTTCGACACGCCCCACTCGCTGACGCTCGCAGGCCGGCTCAACCAATTTCACCACTTCCAAGCCGGTTGAGCCGGGTCGCGAGGAAAGAGCGAGCAGGCCGACCCGACCAACTTGATGAGGGCTGGTTCCGAGCCGGCCTGCTTCAGGAGGGCACCGGTTCAATCGGTGTGCGACCTCTCAGCCGACGATGTCCTCCGCGACCATGCGGGCGGCTGAGGCGGTGGCGTCGGTGGGCTGTTCCTCGGCGGCCAGTTCGGCGGCGATCCGCTCCCGGTAGTTCGACTTCTCCTGCTCCAGGCGGGCCTCGTCCCAACCGAGGACCGCGGCTGCGATCTCGGCCACCTCGTCGACGGCGGCGCCGCCGCGGTCGCGGGCCTCGGAGTTGAGGCGTACCCGGGAAACGAGGATGTCCTCCAGGTGCAGGGCGCCCTCGACCGCGCAGGCGCGGTGGACCTCGGCGCGCAGGAACTGCGGGGCCGCCTCGAGGGGTTTGCCGAGGCTCGGGTCCTCGTCGATCGCGGCGAACAGGTCGGGCAGTTCGGAGCCGTAGCGGCGCACCAGGTGGTGCAGCCGGTCGGCGTCGAAACCGTATTTCACGCCCAGGCGGCGCGCCTGGTTCTCCACCGCGTCGAAACCTTCAGCACCCAACAGCGGCAGCTGCGCCGTCACCGAGGGCCGCGCCTTCGCGAGGGACTGTCCCAGGGCGAAGTTGACGGCGTCCTCGGCCATCACCCGGTAGGTGGTGAGCTTGCCGCCGGCAATGGCCACCATGCCCGGGATCACCTCGGTGACGGTGTGTTCGCGCGAGACCTTCGTCGACTTCGACTCGTCGAGCACCTTCGGCTGGAGCAGCGGCCGCAGCCCGGCGTAGGTGCCGATGATGTCGTCGCGGGTCAGCGGCGGGTCGAGGACCTCGTTGGCGTGATCCAGCACGTAGTCGATATCCTCGGAGGTCGGCACGGGGTGTTTGAGCTGTTCGTGCCAGGCGGTGTCGGTGGTGCCGATCACCCAGTAGTGCTGCCACGGAATGATGAACAGCACCGACTTCTCGGTGCGCAGGAACAAGCCAGTGGTGGCCTTGAGGCGTTCGCGCGGGATGACGATGTGGATTCCCTTGCTGGTGAGCACCTTCAGCCCCCCGGTGCCGCCCGCGAGTTCTTGGGTCTGTTCGGTCCACACGCCGGTGGCGTTGATGATCCGGTCGGCCTCGATGGTGAACTCGTTGCCGTTCTCCAGGTCGACGGCCTTGACCCCGCAGGCCCGGCCGCGCCCGTCCTTGAGGACCTCGGTGACCTTGACGCGGCTGGCAGCAGCGGCCCCGTACTTGACGGCGGTGCGGATCAGCGTGATCACGAGGCGGGCGTCGTCGACTCGGGCGTCGTAGAACTCGATGGCGCCGACTAGGGCGTTGCGTTTGATCTCGGGGAAGCGCCGCATGGCCCCGGCCTTGCTGAGGTGGCGCTGGATCGGCACGGTCTTGCGGCCCTTGGAGCCGATGCGCGCGAGGGCGTCGTACATGCCGACGCCGACCGCGGAGTAGGCGCGCTCGATGACGGGGGTTTTCAGCGGCCACAGGAAGGGCTGCGCCTCGACGAGGTGCGGGGC
This window contains:
- a CDS encoding winged helix-turn-helix domain-containing protein is translated as MSTEHPRHKLVDEFTNPVRFSLVAGLAGVEQIDFATLRNHLQVSDSVLSRQASQLEGLGIVAVRKGYIGKRPRTWFSLTPKGRKLWKSHLAALRAIAEDSVLAASGDGS
- a CDS encoding MBL fold metallo-hydrolase: MNIEKLITEAPGQPDFTNNAWIVGDDREVIVIDPAHQPDRIALAVGDRKVRAVLLTHGHWDHVTAAPAFAALMGDPPVHLNPADEFLWRETHPHEAFRPIADGDEFTVAGVTLRAVVTPGHTPGATCFVTDGVVFTGDTLFEGGPGATRWDYSDFDRIIASIRERLFILPDDTVVNTGHGPSTTIGKERPHLDEWIARGW
- a CDS encoding YnfA family protein, whose protein sequence is MGVVRTVVLFVLAAAAELGGTWLVWQGIRGNRSWLWAGGGFLVLALYGLIVTFQGESSFGRIMAAYGGLFIAGALVWGMVADGYHPDLWDLIGAGICLTGAGVIMFAPRG
- the galE gene encoding UDP-glucose 4-epimerase GalE yields the protein MKVLITGGAGYIGSTVASACEDAGHDVVILDDFSTGRREFIGERPLYEGDIADDSLLDRLFGEQRIDAVVHCAAKIIVPESVSEPLAYYENNVAKTVTLLAALQRNGVERFLFSSSASIYAPDENFVVTEDSPLQPGSPYARTKFMVELILEDFTRASDVRVASLRYFNPIGTDPKLRSGQQLEKPSHVLAKLLEAWVNKETFTVTGVDWPTRDGSGIRDFIHVWDLARAHVAALEHFDEATATNPYQVFNIGTGNGVTVKELAASFEKITGDPLKVRFGDPRPGDVAGVYTVSTKAKDVLGWEAELTETDAVRDAIAWLPVRKESLGY
- a CDS encoding sensor histidine kinase, whose translation is MMADLSETHRRLLLDAGTALGTFLLLVLPLVALGIPEEAAVIGWSTLMVASLAFRRVNPLLAVVVCAVAGTGMVLQVPSPVPAMLVVLVIVFSAARHLSATAGLVVIPLGIAASILGPLSWLGRIPEGQRFLAGGLLSLLCLSLMINAYLLGRRVAVQNHVTRLDEALAEERFLAGARSAQDATELAEDRARTEVARELHDVVAHSLSVIVVQAEGAKALATKKPEAAVEALNVIARTGRSSIGEMRRIVSLLRGESDASFGPSPSLPQIPEMVAKAGPRITLEMPEELPPVPESLGLTAFRVVQESVTNFLKHAGPTARATATITCELEAIDIRVTDDGVGVQAPTEGRGAGVRGMRERVAAMGGTFKAGPRTGGGYEVRARLPLPSQLGRGWLK
- a CDS encoding response regulator; this encodes MIRVLLADDQSLVRSGFRMLIDSADDMETVGEVSNGADAVMVVKSQPVDVVLMDIRMPIMDGTEATRQITELGGETKVLVLTTFDLDEYVFAALRNGASGFLLKDALPDDLLGAIRTVAGGGAVVAPTATRRLLDHVAPKLPAGKPRDDSRLDGLTEREREVLMEVARGANNTEIGSRLYMAEGTVKTHIGRLLAKLQARDRVGLVLIAHECGLLD
- a CDS encoding glycerol-3-phosphate dehydrogenase/oxidase; the protein is MTVLSQEQRATSLEAMTSQKFDVLVIGGGVTGAGIALDAAARGLSTAVVDAQDWAAGTSSRSSRLVHGGLRYLYNLDFKLVAEALRERGRLLTTIAPHLVEAQPFLWPLKTPVIERAYSAVGVGMYDALARIGSKGRKTVPIQRHLSKAGAMRRFPEIKRNALVGAIEFYDARVDDARLVITLIRTAVKYGAAAASRVKVTEVLKDGRGRACGVKAVDLENGNEFTIEADRIINATGVWTEQTQELAGGTGGLKVLTSKGIHIVIPRERLKATTGLFLRTEKSVLFIIPWQHYWVIGTTDTAWHEQLKHPVPTSEDIDYVLDHANEVLDPPLTRDDIIGTYAGLRPLLQPKVLDESKSTKVSREHTVTEVIPGMVAIAGGKLTTYRVMAEDAVNFALGQSLAKARPSVTAQLPLLGAEGFDAVENQARRLGVKYGFDADRLHHLVRRYGSELPDLFAAIDEDPSLGKPLEAAPQFLRAEVHRACAVEGALHLEDILVSRVRLNSEARDRGGAAVDEVAEIAAAVLGWDEARLEQEKSNYRERIAAELAAEEQPTDATASAARMVAEDIVG